One genomic window of Haloarcula limicola includes the following:
- a CDS encoding BGTF surface domain-containing protein, with protein MTDTNEKIRSLFLTALMVFGVFAGTVAFAGAGTAANLSTGTFYSGQEVTVGNLESGTDYQVRTVDTDNANDIGNLRRAISTESGETSITFTLDGRLSEGNFVLVEAESQDVVNPSTGTADSSYTGSEYGFEVIPQDLTAEFDDDTVGTTGASANVDFEISSDVRNGYAVNVSADGLDQDELEQIFGSENVTIPSEWDDDVEKVQIDNAEAEDWELNFTEIDTGNYTFETNVTDTDASDSDSIEVVSTDDENAGFAQSVVEENRGDVAEVTVQLENTDTALVQVGTEDDDGYFITAEVEDGNDDGEVTLEFNSYLAGAEPATDVVSVADDDDELVDATQGGPFTDTDDDAGEDVLAATDYDLLATADTGATFTNGSINNEQAFATLSLNERSTDGVQVWTAPESALGDELDDADADEIYSLVESNNLTQSDTIAQGDAAVIQVQASGLEGPVAANDYAALNGTAFVHKIEGEPASANADAAFVGIPEITDESDIIYDEANDTHFVVVDSSDITSELNYDDGSEYEANFTMLDETDLSEDDVEVNDTFTIEDRDATLNDGEDITVEAADDQQVTGQTNVAPGTELTVRMRSTTSGSPFLVQPSTYVDANGSYTATADFSDYSPGANFTAQTKLGGDNLGDEVDGSIVEATNDSDNGTATPTPGTETETGTDMTETETGMTETATEGGASPTDGGMSPTEGGDGGDGGAATETPTSGDGPGFTAVVALVALVAAALLAVRRDN; from the coding sequence ATGACAGATACTAACGAAAAAATCCGTAGCCTGTTCCTGACAGCGCTGATGGTCTTCGGCGTATTCGCCGGGACCGTCGCGTTTGCGGGAGCCGGTACGGCAGCGAACCTCTCCACGGGGACTTTCTATAGCGGTCAGGAAGTCACGGTGGGCAATCTGGAAAGTGGCACTGACTACCAAGTTCGTACCGTCGATACCGACAACGCCAACGACATTGGCAACCTCCGTCGCGCTATCTCGACTGAATCCGGTGAAACGTCAATTACGTTCACCCTCGACGGCCGTCTGAGCGAAGGGAACTTCGTTCTCGTTGAGGCTGAATCACAGGACGTTGTCAATCCCTCGACTGGCACTGCCGACTCCAGCTACACCGGATCTGAGTACGGTTTCGAGGTTATCCCACAGGACCTCACGGCCGAGTTCGACGATGACACGGTCGGCACTACTGGCGCCAGCGCCAACGTCGACTTCGAGATCAGTTCCGACGTCCGAAACGGCTACGCGGTGAACGTCTCCGCCGACGGTCTGGACCAGGACGAACTCGAACAGATCTTCGGTTCGGAGAACGTCACTATCCCCTCTGAGTGGGACGATGACGTCGAGAAGGTCCAGATCGACAACGCCGAGGCCGAGGACTGGGAACTCAACTTCACCGAGATCGACACTGGCAACTACACGTTCGAGACGAATGTGACCGACACAGACGCGTCCGACTCTGACTCCATCGAAGTTGTCAGCACGGACGACGAGAACGCAGGCTTCGCACAGTCTGTCGTCGAGGAGAACCGTGGTGACGTCGCCGAAGTCACGGTTCAGCTCGAAAACACTGACACTGCACTCGTCCAAGTCGGTACCGAGGACGACGACGGTTACTTCATCACCGCAGAGGTCGAGGACGGTAACGACGACGGCGAGGTCACGCTGGAGTTCAACAGCTACCTCGCTGGCGCTGAACCGGCCACTGACGTCGTCTCTGTTGCTGACGACGACGACGAACTAGTGGACGCAACCCAGGGCGGTCCTTTCACCGACACGGACGACGATGCTGGTGAGGACGTCCTCGCAGCCACGGACTACGACCTCCTGGCTACTGCCGATACTGGTGCTACCTTCACCAACGGCAGCATCAACAACGAACAGGCCTTCGCAACGCTCTCGCTGAACGAACGGTCCACTGACGGCGTGCAGGTCTGGACCGCTCCCGAGAGCGCGCTCGGTGACGAACTTGACGACGCTGATGCCGACGAGATCTACAGCCTCGTCGAGAGCAACAACCTGACCCAGTCTGACACGATCGCTCAGGGCGACGCTGCTGTCATTCAGGTTCAGGCCTCCGGCCTCGAAGGGCCTGTTGCGGCTAACGACTACGCGGCTCTGAACGGCACTGCCTTCGTTCACAAGATCGAAGGCGAGCCAGCCTCCGCGAACGCGGACGCTGCCTTCGTCGGTATTCCGGAGATCACCGACGAGAGTGACATCATCTACGACGAGGCGAACGACACGCACTTCGTCGTCGTCGATAGCAGCGACATTACCTCGGAACTCAACTACGACGATGGTTCCGAGTACGAAGCCAACTTCACGATGCTGGACGAGACTGACCTCAGCGAAGATGATGTCGAGGTTAACGACACGTTCACCATCGAGGACCGCGACGCGACGCTGAACGACGGTGAGGACATCACCGTCGAGGCCGCTGACGACCAGCAGGTTACCGGTCAGACAAACGTTGCACCCGGCACGGAACTGACCGTCCGGATGCGCAGCACGACGTCCGGTAGCCCGTTCCTGGTCCAGCCGTCGACCTATGTCGACGCGAACGGTAGCTACACGGCTACCGCGGACTTCAGCGACTACAGCCCCGGCGCGAACTTCACCGCACAGACCAAGCTCGGCGGTGACAACCTCGGCGACGAGGTTGACGGCTCCATCGTGGAAGCCACCAACGACTCGGACAACGGTACCGCCACGCCGACCCCCGGCACCGAGACCGAGACCGGTACGGACATGACCGAGACCGAGACCGGCATGACCGAGACCGCGACCGAGGGTGGCGCGTCGCCGACCGACGGCGGCATGAGCCCGACTGAAGGTGGCGACGGTGGCGACGGTGGCGCTGCGACCGAGACGCCGACGTCCGGTGACGGACCCGGCTTCACGGCCGTCGTCGCTCTCGTCGCGCTCGTCGCCGCTGCGCTGCTCGCAGTCCGCCGCGACA
- a CDS encoding VOC family protein, producing MLTLDHTMMRVEDLEASIEWYQTHLDYEEKSRWEADTFTNVFLGPEDVHDEGALLELTYNHDGRAYTMGDSWGHIAVRVEDVYDAYEELMDDGVEDYRDPDSCGGSYAFVTDPDGHEIEIVERDHGAKWSLDHTMLRVEDADEAIGWYTRKLDYEMFRRSEHDSFALYFLKPRDAADEAMSVELTYNYDGRSYELGDAWGHVAVSTDDLHETWDELLTRGAEDYRDPESCDDRYAFTKDPDGHEIEIVTN from the coding sequence ATGCTGACACTTGACCACACGATGATGCGCGTCGAAGACCTCGAAGCGTCCATAGAGTGGTATCAGACCCATCTGGACTACGAGGAGAAGAGCCGCTGGGAGGCCGACACGTTCACGAACGTCTTCCTCGGCCCCGAAGACGTCCACGACGAGGGGGCGCTCCTCGAACTGACGTACAACCACGACGGGCGCGCGTACACGATGGGGGACTCGTGGGGGCACATCGCCGTCCGCGTCGAGGACGTCTACGACGCCTACGAGGAACTGATGGACGACGGCGTCGAGGACTACCGCGACCCCGACTCCTGTGGCGGCTCGTACGCCTTCGTCACTGACCCCGACGGCCACGAGATCGAGATCGTCGAGCGGGACCACGGCGCGAAGTGGTCGCTCGACCACACGATGCTCCGCGTCGAGGACGCCGACGAGGCCATCGGCTGGTACACCCGCAAGCTGGACTACGAGATGTTCCGCCGCTCGGAGCACGATAGCTTCGCACTCTACTTCCTCAAGCCGAGAGACGCGGCCGACGAGGCGATGTCGGTCGAACTCACCTACAACTACGACGGCCGGTCCTACGAGCTGGGCGACGCCTGGGGCCACGTCGCCGTCAGCACCGACGACCTCCACGAGACGTGGGACGAACTGCTGACGCGCGGCGCGGAGGACTACCGCGACCCCGAGAGCTGTGACGACCGCTACGCCTTCACGAAAGACCCCGACGGCCACGAGATCGAGATCGTCACCAACTAG